One window of Xylocopa sonorina isolate GNS202 chromosome 9, iyXylSono1_principal, whole genome shotgun sequence genomic DNA carries:
- the LOC143427213 gene encoding uncharacterized protein LOC143427213: MHTYQILKSTENDDVERNAANADEYKYEKFRRCVIMHHEALQSVYQLLKSKITIDEGLIYLYILRFYNVLESSCRNLYLIQMGINMMVISVTAVRIRTYEHRTYGTKFNAIKITDLSLVMYLGRLEQAIRTFVYLGGQQFHLYIISLPGQLLLDQSSKLADTIFASKWYDMPVKTQKMLHIMQIRSNKPCILTAAGLYVMKIESFGLAVKACMSYFTMFLSLME, encoded by the exons ATGCACAC GTACCAAATTCTAAAATCGACGGAAAATGATGATGTAGAGAGAAATGCAGCCAATGCAGACGAGTACAAATACGAAAAATTCAGAAGATGCGTGATAATGCATCATGAAGCGCTTCAGTCCGTATACCAATTGCTTAAAAGTAAAATAACAATTGATGAGGGcctaatttatttatatattttaagaTTTTACAACGTCCTCGAAAGTTCTTGCCGCAACTTGTACTTGATACAAATGGGGATAAATATGATGGTCATCAGCGTAACAGCTGTAAGA ATACGTACATAC GAACATCGCACTTATGGGACAAAATTTAATGCAATAAAAATTACCGATTTATCG CTAGTTATGTACTTGGGACGTCTAGAGCAGGCCATTAGAACTTTTGTCTATCTTGGAGGTCAGCAATTTCATTTGTACATCATTAGTCTACCTGGACAACTATTGCTGGATCAAAGCTCGAAATTGGCCGACACAAT ATTTGCCTCCAAATGGTATGATATGCCTGTGAAAACTCAAAAGATGCTTCACATAATGCAAATAAGATCCAACAAACCGTGTATATTGACAGCTGCGGGACTATACGTGATGAAAATCGAGAGCTTTGGACTG GCCGTTAAAGCGTGCATGTCATATTTCACAATGTTCTTGTCACTGATGGAATGA
- the LOC143427214 gene encoding uncharacterized protein LOC143427214, producing MSSFEKSKDTDVLLFCNNIRFSFKYKYLAFQENIKEMFNELCNTHYTVLRTYLTTFGINPYQDDKINNILIVVTLIMCASVYCPMGIKVYDTMKEKDYDGIFEDLPQALIAILSIVKLLNIRVNKIRVCMYVYCKQKLLRYRKL from the exons TTTTATTATTTTGCAATAATATACG TTTCtcttttaaatataaatatttagcatttcaggaaaatataaaggaaatGTTTAACGAGTTATGTAACACTCATTATACGGTACTTAGGACATACTTGACAACGTTTGGCATAAATCCCTATCAAGATGACAAAATTAACAATATTCTGATAGTCGTGACTCTGATAATGTGTGCATCTGTTTATTGCCCAATG GGCATAAAAGTATACGATACCATGAAGGAAAAAGACTACGATGGGATTTTTGAGGATTTACCACAAGCACTTATAGCTATCCTTAGTATCGTAAAACTATTGAACATTCGTGTTAATAAAATacgtgtatgtatgtatgtgtatTGTAAGCAAAAATTGCTTAGATATAGAAAATTATAA
- the LOC143427435 gene encoding uncharacterized protein LOC143427435, with translation MIQGRKLLQLEQEIDTLNEIIERGNKLTYLYAKTLMAFLSVFLCLPLYNPLMDIILPLNESRPRQHIYRVNYVLFDEFEYFYTVYVHLTLITIIAVSIIIAVDSLYITIIHHACGLFTVCG, from the exons ATGATACAAGGAAGGAAGTTATTGCAATTAGAACAGGAAATAGATACTTTAAACGAAATTATTGAACGAGGAAACAAACTTACATACCTTTACGCAA AAACTTTAATGGCATTTTTGTCAGTATTTTTGTGCCTTCCTTTATATAATCCTTTAATGGATATTATTTTACCATTAAATGAGAGTCGACCACGGCAACACATATATAGAGTTAATTACGTGCTTTTCGACGAGTTCGAATATTTTTACACTGTATACGTACATTTGACGTTGATTACGATTATTGCTGTGTCAATAATAATCGCTGTAGATTCATTATATATTACTATTATTCACCATGCATGCGGATTGTTTACAGTATGCGGGtaa